The following nucleotide sequence is from Nitrospira sp..
AAGACCTTTGCTGCGATACTCGAAGCGCCCTTGGCTCTCAATAAAGACCAGGTGCTGTTCGAATTGGCAAAATTAGAGGAATCGCATTCTCGCCCAGAGGGTGCACTTGGGCACTATCAAGATTTGATGAAGAACTACCCCAGCTCGCCGTTTGCCAGCGAAGCAGCTGTTCGGGTCAAGGTTCTCGAGGTCAAGAAATCGCCCGATAGTCCTCCGACCATTGCTCCAGTCAAGTCGGAAAACACCGCCCCACCTACTCAGTCGGAGCCAGCAGGAAAGTCAATTAGTAAGCCTGCCGCGTCATCCGCGAAGGAAAAGTCTTAAGCGCCGCTCCAACTTCGAGAGCGGACAATCCCTCAGGCGCGCTTACTGCGCAATAACCAGTCGAGATCCTGCCTTGATGGTGGCGCTCGTCAGGTTGTTAGTGCTTTTCAGCGTCTTGACCGAGATATTAAAACGCTTCGCGATTTTCTCGAGGGAGTCCCCCACGCGGACGCGGTACCATCGTCCAGAGTCGGGCTCAGATTTTTGCTGCCGAACCTTAATGGACAAGGGGGGAAACTTGTAGGTAGGAGCCCTATCCAGGAGTTGTTCGACCTTCTCTCGAGTTCCCACCGGAATTTTTAGCCGATACTCTGGATCGTCCGGTGGCGTGGCGTCCCGGCGCAGTTCAGGATTTAGGATCTTCAGTTCCTGGTAAGGAATTCCCGTAACGTTGGCGATGGCCTTGAAATGAATGGGGCGGCGAACAATTACCTCTTCAAACTGGTGCGGACTGACGTCGTTTTGGGGAAAGCCATATCGGTCGGGATTCTTGGCGATGATGGTGGCAGCCATGAACCGCGGGACATATTCCCGTGTTTCTCTGCGGATCAATCGTGTCTTGGCAATGTCCGAAAAGCTTTCCGCTTGTGCGGTATGGAGGGCCCGCATGACCTTTCCTTCGCCCGCATTGTAGGCTGCCATGGCCAGGGGCCACGTTCCAAATAAATCATAGAGGTCGCGCAGATAGCGGGCCGCAGCGACTGTTGACTTGATGGGGTCTCGCCGTTCGTCCACATAGCTATCGACTCGTAGACCGTATAACTTTGCGGTTCCCTTCATGAATTGCCAGGGACCGGTTGCACGGGCTCGTGAATACGCGTGGGGGTTGAATCCGCTTTCGACGAGCGACAGGTAGATCAGATCGCTGGGAAGGTTGAATTCGGAGAAAATGCTGTCGACCAGGGGGCGATAGTGGCTGAGCCGAATGAGCCACTGTTCGAAGCGGTTACGAATGGCTACGTTGAAGAAGCGAATATGGCCTTGTACCGACGGATCGAGGATGATCGGAACATTATAAGCGGCGTTTTCCTCATCAGCTGAGTCCGAGGGCAAAGCCGATTCCTGAGCCACTTCTGCAGGGGGTTGAAGAAGATCCGTAAATCTGGCTGCCGCACCGCTGAGGGGTTTGAGTTGGAGGAGTTGCTCAGCGGGAGGAATTTGGGTGGAGGGTTCACTTGCAAGTGAACCGCTTACCTCTGCTGATTCACTGTCGGTTGCTGCCGCACGGTCTTCTTCATCCAGGATGGCTTCCGGTTCAGGGGTGGGGAGGGCGGTTTCCACGGCTGGATCCGAACTCGCTAGCTGGCCCTGGTCGGTCTCCGTGGGTGCCGCCTCTGTGTCCGTTTGCGCAAGGGTCAGGCACGGCCACATTGCCCAAGTGAGGGCGCAGCAACCAACAAGTAACAGGTCTCGAAAACCTCCAGCGCGAGTACGAACTTGCATGAAGCCACCTATTCGGTCTACTGAGTGATTCTCTTTGGTGCGGACAGATGAGTAGGTCTAAATGGCTCTGTCAGACTAAGGTCTCGAAGCGTACAGTATCCAGGAGCCTATAGCTTGTCAAGAAATCGGCGGAAGCGACTCAATCGATTGAAGATCCAAGAGACGTCAGTTAACCAGCGAACGGCGCCTTTTCGGCGTCTTGTCGGTGTATAAATCAGATTGAAACTTGCTGAAAAGATAGGCAAGTTTCCGATTCGTTTCCTTGACACCTCCTGAGGGCTGTGATAGCGTACGCGCCTTCCAAATTCCTGACCCGTTCGTTCCGTACAGTGAGGAGGTTCGTCGTATGCTGAAACGGTACTTGCTGGCTCCAGGGCCTACTCCGGTTCCACCGGAGGTATTGCTGGCTATGGCCCGTCCGATGATTCACCATCGGGCTCCTGAATTCGACAAGCTCTTCGCCGAGGTCCGTGAAGACTTGAAGTGGCTCTTTCAAACCAGAAATGATGTGCTGATTCTTGCGGCTTCGGGTACGGGGGGAATGGAGGGCTCCGTCTCCAACTTCCTCTCCCCAGGAGATAAGGCCCTCACTATCAATGGCGGCAAGTTTGGTGAGCGGTGGACGAAATTATGTAAGACATTCGGCGCTCAAGTGACCGAAATCAA
It contains:
- a CDS encoding transglycosylase SLT domain-containing protein codes for the protein METALPTPEPEAILDEEDRAAATDSESAEVSGSLASEPSTQIPPAEQLLQLKPLSGAAARFTDLLQPPAEVAQESALPSDSADEENAAYNVPIILDPSVQGHIRFFNVAIRNRFEQWLIRLSHYRPLVDSIFSEFNLPSDLIYLSLVESGFNPHAYSRARATGPWQFMKGTAKLYGLRVDSYVDERRDPIKSTVAAARYLRDLYDLFGTWPLAMAAYNAGEGKVMRALHTAQAESFSDIAKTRLIRRETREYVPRFMAATIIAKNPDRYGFPQNDVSPHQFEEVIVRRPIHFKAIANVTGIPYQELKILNPELRRDATPPDDPEYRLKIPVGTREKVEQLLDRAPTYKFPPLSIKVRQQKSEPDSGRWYRVRVGDSLEKIAKRFNISVKTLKSTNNLTSATIKAGSRLVIAQ